In Vibrio echinoideorum, the following proteins share a genomic window:
- a CDS encoding LysR family transcriptional regulator → MNKDLDLNLLRILVLLDKHQQLKPVAKILGKSEASISKYLARLRDQLRDELFIRHAHHFESTDFLKEQLPAIQAGLDSLESCMGTSAFDPLTYDKPITISMPQVAQYFLGEVILNDLFELLPNTSINIVSPTDKPIESISDGNVDVYMHHFNEDCPKSIYQQPVGALPVGIVVPDDMEADSLETALSLPFIFLELKGWKGPKQVVRMILEKKGYQIESKVTVGDIGLLLRLLKRRRCATMMMNFGQSIDGFKFIEIPESYYSTGRPKIATYIKQTHRNNALHQLLISVIEKNLNLAQ, encoded by the coding sequence GTGAATAAAGATTTAGATCTAAATCTTCTACGTATCTTGGTGTTGTTGGATAAACACCAACAACTTAAGCCTGTGGCTAAGATTCTTGGCAAGAGCGAAGCTTCTATCAGTAAGTACCTTGCTCGCTTAAGAGACCAGCTTCGTGACGAGTTGTTTATCCGACATGCACACCATTTTGAAAGCACCGACTTTCTGAAGGAGCAGCTTCCCGCCATTCAGGCTGGGTTAGACAGCCTTGAGTCTTGTATGGGGACGAGTGCCTTTGACCCGTTAACTTATGACAAACCGATCACCATCTCGATGCCGCAGGTTGCACAATACTTTCTGGGCGAGGTAATTTTGAATGATCTGTTTGAATTACTGCCGAACACTTCGATTAATATAGTGAGCCCTACCGACAAGCCGATCGAAAGTATCTCGGATGGTAATGTGGATGTGTATATGCATCACTTTAACGAAGACTGCCCAAAGAGCATCTACCAACAACCGGTTGGGGCGTTACCAGTAGGAATTGTGGTTCCTGATGATATGGAAGCAGACTCTTTAGAAACGGCACTCTCACTGCCTTTTATTTTTTTGGAACTTAAAGGCTGGAAAGGACCTAAGCAAGTTGTGCGAATGATCTTAGAGAAGAAAGGTTATCAGATTGAATCTAAGGTAACTGTCGGGGATATTGGCCTTTTGCTTAGATTATTAAAGCGACGTAGATGTGCGACTATGATGATGAATTTTGGTCAATCGATAGATGGTTTTAAATTTATTGAGATTCCGGAATCTTACTATTCGACAGGACGCCCAAAAATTGCGACATATATTAAACAGACACACCGTAACAACGCACTTCATCAACTACTCATTAGCGTGATTGAAAAGAACTTAAACTTAGCTCAATAG
- a CDS encoding GGDEF domain-containing protein, which translates to MTTKRIIKLMPKFKMATISLIFSSSLFLLLIVTFGASTINNDIKMFDLSTLKLDKHKENIILFSLFTESQIYHTSGKGLYDVVSVDETNFSNSIFTLSDPELNRSEVIVRNIMHKISYYRSLGDDSNNFVYFYRSYSGLKYIFPDKLEKLTPIENFLSSDICSGEELCSTKVKEHQLADRVIISPPHTDVRTNEEVISIVAPVYERGEIIGDYVSNVNIGDYLTNGLEISYEKVNDINNLIVTYPGYPYLNFNHSKTVVADNETTYTYRYPYSKLFIDYCWVFVILFLASLNYLFYVSKAKITKDELVDAKHTALKDELTGLYNRRIYNEPSFNQAVLGKACSVIAIDGDQIKKINDNLGHNWGDEVIQHIAHSMKDVFRRDDFLVRVGGDEFIVIMPNCSFENAKKASEILKAQVTESKVASLGFDVSVSVGVAFKGASESLESVLHKADEKLYEQKAQR; encoded by the coding sequence ATGACGACCAAACGAATCATCAAGTTGATGCCAAAATTTAAAATGGCGACGATTTCATTAATTTTTTCATCATCGCTCTTTCTATTGCTAATAGTGACTTTTGGTGCTTCTACGATTAACAATGATATCAAAATGTTCGACTTGAGCACATTGAAGTTAGATAAACACAAAGAAAATATAATCCTGTTTAGCTTGTTCACTGAATCTCAAATTTACCACACATCAGGTAAGGGACTCTATGACGTGGTTAGTGTTGATGAGACCAACTTTAGTAATAGTATTTTTACATTGAGTGACCCTGAACTCAATCGTTCTGAAGTTATAGTTAGAAATATTATGCATAAAATCTCATACTACAGAAGCCTAGGAGATGACAGTAATAATTTTGTTTACTTCTATCGTTCATATTCTGGACTCAAGTACATTTTCCCGGATAAGTTAGAGAAACTAACACCTATAGAAAACTTTCTATCGTCAGATATTTGTAGTGGTGAAGAGTTGTGCTCCACAAAGGTCAAAGAACATCAATTAGCAGATAGAGTGATTATATCGCCTCCTCATACCGATGTTAGAACTAATGAAGAAGTCATTTCGATTGTCGCTCCTGTATATGAAAGAGGGGAAATCATTGGGGACTATGTATCGAACGTTAATATTGGAGACTATCTAACCAATGGTTTAGAGATTAGCTATGAAAAAGTAAATGATATTAATAATTTAATTGTGACATACCCTGGTTATCCCTATCTCAATTTTAATCACTCTAAAACGGTGGTTGCGGATAACGAAACAACCTATACGTATCGTTATCCGTATTCAAAGTTGTTTATTGATTACTGTTGGGTGTTTGTCATATTATTTTTGGCGAGCCTTAATTATCTGTTCTATGTAAGCAAAGCTAAGATTACTAAAGACGAATTGGTGGATGCAAAACACACGGCGTTAAAAGACGAACTGACAGGGTTGTATAATCGTCGAATTTATAACGAGCCGTCATTCAATCAAGCAGTACTAGGCAAAGCTTGTTCGGTTATCGCCATTGATGGTGACCAAATCAAGAAGATCAACGATAACCTTGGTCACAACTGGGGTGACGAGGTGATTCAACATATCGCTCATTCAATGAAAGACGTTTTCCGCCGTGATGATTTCTTGGTAAGAGTTGGCGGCGATGAGTTTATCGTCATCATGCCGAACTGCAGTTTTGAAAATGCTAAGAAAGCATCGGAGATTTTAAAAGCACAAGTGACAGAATCTAAAGTTGCTTCATTGGGTTTTGATGTTTCGGTGAGTGTTGGGGTCGCATTTAAAGGAGCGAGTGAGTCTCTGGAAAGTGTACTCCATAAGGCTGATGAAAAGCTTTATGAGCAAAAGGCGCAGCGCTAA
- a CDS encoding response regulator transcription factor: MNCLIFDDHPLVCVAIKSLVESSPHIAQVNVASDLKTANDFVRKSNIDLLILDVNLNDCDGFDFYRRIRSHGFKGRVVFYSAETSAYYSEMAFKVGAHGFVCKSEHYSVLKDAIEAIAKGYSFFKEVNDPQKAKLALKLSAREATVAKLLLKGMTNKDAAEFLSISEKTISTYKRRMLIKYSVDSIVELSRVIEL; the protein is encoded by the coding sequence ATGAACTGTTTAATCTTTGATGATCACCCTCTGGTTTGTGTTGCGATCAAATCACTTGTTGAATCTTCCCCCCACATTGCTCAAGTCAACGTGGCTTCAGATTTGAAAACTGCCAATGATTTTGTTCGTAAATCAAACATCGACTTACTGATCCTTGATGTGAATCTAAATGATTGCGATGGCTTCGATTTTTATCGCCGTATTAGATCGCATGGTTTCAAAGGGAGGGTGGTGTTCTATTCTGCCGAAACCAGTGCTTACTACAGTGAAATGGCGTTCAAAGTAGGGGCTCATGGTTTTGTGTGCAAGTCTGAGCATTACAGCGTGCTCAAAGACGCGATTGAAGCTATTGCAAAAGGTTACTCGTTTTTTAAAGAGGTTAATGACCCACAGAAGGCCAAATTAGCTCTTAAGCTCTCTGCTCGTGAAGCGACGGTTGCAAAGTTATTGTTGAAGGGGATGACTAACAAAGATGCAGCCGAGTTTCTCTCTATCAGTGAGAAAACAATCAGTACTTATAAAAGAAGGATGCTTATCAAGTACAGCGTTGACAGTATTGTCGAGTTGTCGAGAGTGATTGAATTATGA
- a CDS encoding EAL domain-containing response regulator, whose product MNTNLTIMIVDDHPIHLVLLKQLLTKLGCKVTVFDNALEACESVTTTNYDIIFCDIQMPVHDGIDMMFMLDEVNYQGNVVLISSVELTVISAIRAMCEGFPFDVLDIIEKPYTQKSIEDVLAMRLKSATTAFPARKKIEVTDEEFLVALATGQIQNYYQPKVDFVTEHLSGYEALARWVHPEYGVLTPDVFLPIVTRCKLSAELFDTVLDNALDDIKIRNLDKKIAINVDQFNLEDSDFAQTFIARCLEREVSPSAFIIEITERDTYRNSVSLYKNLTKLRVNDVTVSIDDFGTGNSTLEKLAQLPFNEMKIDRSFVFEIKGDQKKKNIVLSICGLAKNLGIKLVAEGVEDHETWSLLKEYGVEVCQGYFVSKPLPLELVKNIDIDINELFNL is encoded by the coding sequence ATGAACACTAACCTTACAATCATGATTGTTGACGATCACCCGATTCATCTCGTGTTGCTAAAACAGCTGTTAACTAAGTTAGGCTGCAAGGTCACCGTTTTTGATAACGCGTTAGAGGCTTGTGAAAGTGTCACTACTACAAATTACGATATCATCTTTTGTGATATTCAAATGCCAGTTCATGACGGAATAGACATGATGTTTATGTTGGACGAAGTAAATTACCAAGGCAATGTTGTCTTGATTAGCTCCGTGGAACTGACAGTGATTTCAGCTATTCGTGCCATGTGCGAAGGCTTTCCATTTGATGTGTTAGACATCATTGAAAAGCCATATACCCAAAAGTCGATTGAAGATGTGCTAGCGATGAGACTCAAGTCAGCCACCACAGCTTTTCCTGCGAGGAAGAAGATTGAGGTAACTGACGAAGAGTTTCTGGTTGCATTAGCAACAGGGCAAATACAGAACTACTACCAGCCTAAAGTTGACTTTGTTACGGAGCATTTGTCGGGTTATGAAGCGCTGGCGCGATGGGTGCACCCTGAATACGGTGTGCTAACCCCAGACGTGTTCTTGCCTATTGTGACTCGATGTAAGTTGTCAGCAGAGCTGTTTGATACCGTTTTAGACAACGCGCTAGATGACATTAAAATTCGAAATCTGGACAAGAAAATCGCCATTAATGTTGATCAGTTCAATTTAGAAGACAGCGACTTTGCTCAAACCTTTATTGCTCGATGCCTAGAGCGAGAGGTGAGCCCTTCGGCATTCATTATCGAGATCACCGAGCGTGACACCTACCGTAACAGTGTCTCTTTGTACAAGAACCTCACTAAGCTGAGGGTGAATGACGTGACTGTATCGATTGATGATTTTGGGACGGGTAATTCGACCTTGGAAAAATTGGCTCAACTGCCGTTCAACGAAATGAAAATTGACCGTTCGTTTGTTTTTGAAATTAAAGGGGATCAAAAAAAGAAGAATATCGTTTTATCAATATGTGGCTTAGCGAAAAACCTTGGCATTAAGCTTGTCGCTGAAGGGGTGGAAGACCACGAAACTTGGTCTTTGCTAAAGGAATACGGTGTGGAAGTGTGTCAGGGATATTTCGTGTCAAAGCCATTGCCGTTAGAACTTGTCAAAAATATAGATATAGATATTAATGAACTGTTTAATCTTTGA
- a CDS encoding Hpt domain-containing protein: MNFKDIVVIGITAEDSRVAREKTKHIAIDDILYKPFSVSKLLAILGKHARPSVLVPTWLTRFDKNDAIAVANVFIDTMSQDVENIDFNSPTINRTIHRIKGALNAVGASEISALCQDIECCKPKANKEKLEKLVGAIVSEIEFTKTWLKANEH, from the coding sequence GTGAATTTTAAGGACATTGTTGTTATAGGTATTACTGCGGAAGATTCTCGAGTCGCTCGTGAGAAAACCAAGCATATTGCGATTGATGATATTCTTTATAAGCCATTCAGCGTGTCTAAGCTGTTAGCCATCTTGGGGAAACATGCTAGGCCTTCTGTTCTAGTTCCCACTTGGCTAACTCGATTTGACAAAAATGACGCAATCGCAGTGGCCAACGTATTTATCGATACTATGAGTCAAGATGTCGAGAATATCGATTTCAATTCGCCAACCATAAACCGAACGATCCATCGAATAAAAGGGGCGTTAAACGCAGTCGGTGCAAGTGAAATTTCCGCCCTGTGTCAAGACATTGAATGTTGTAAGCCAAAAGCAAATAAAGAAAAGTTAGAGAAACTGGTCGGGGCCATTGTGTCGGAAATTGAATTTACAAAAACGTGGTTAAAAGCCAATGAACACTAA